One window of Candidatus Nitrospira kreftii genomic DNA carries:
- a CDS encoding putative Signal transduction response regulator, receiver and diguanylate cyclase domain codes for MIKVLLVEDNVVDACLTRDILAEWSLETFEITHVSRLSDAFRHLARARFDAVLLDLSLPDGYGLSTVRQMQAANPTIAIIVLSGLNDQTLALQAVKNGAQDYLVKGERQSELLARSIRYAIERKRAEERLTYLAQYDQLTGLVNRTLFRDRLVQAMARSKRLQQPLGLMLLDLDGFKPVNDTLGHNVGDQLLKLVAERLHECVREVDTVARMGGDEFTIILEGLICEEDITLVAERITKSLAQPFQIDTHQASIGVSIGITVYPTDDHDVDELLKHADAAMYRAKQQGGSSYQFHIPNDPQPSLLPRP; via the coding sequence ATGATCAAGGTCCTACTGGTTGAAGACAACGTCGTCGACGCATGCCTCACCCGGGACATCCTGGCTGAATGGAGCCTGGAAACATTTGAGATCACGCATGTAAGCCGTTTGAGTGACGCCTTCAGGCATCTGGCCCGTGCACGGTTTGATGCGGTGCTCTTGGATCTTTCGCTCCCGGACGGCTATGGACTTTCGACAGTACGCCAAATGCAGGCCGCCAACCCTACGATTGCTATCATCGTGCTGAGCGGACTCAATGATCAAACGCTCGCGTTGCAGGCTGTCAAGAATGGGGCACAGGATTATCTGGTCAAAGGAGAACGACAATCGGAATTACTGGCACGCTCAATCCGTTATGCCATCGAACGAAAACGGGCTGAAGAACGGCTCACATACCTGGCCCAATATGATCAGTTAACCGGCCTTGTGAACCGCACCTTGTTTCGAGATCGCCTCGTTCAAGCCATGGCCAGGAGCAAGCGGCTCCAACAACCTTTGGGTCTCATGCTGCTTGATCTTGATGGATTCAAACCGGTGAATGATACCCTGGGCCATAATGTCGGTGATCAACTCTTGAAATTAGTCGCTGAACGATTGCACGAGTGCGTACGCGAAGTGGACACCGTAGCACGCATGGGTGGAGATGAGTTCACCATTATACTTGAGGGCCTGATATGCGAAGAGGATATCACGCTGGTCGCAGAGCGCATCACGAAATCACTGGCGCAGCCTTTTCAGATCGACACTCACCAAGCATCTATCGGAGTCAGTATCGGAATTACCGTTTATCCAACTGACGATCATGATGTCGACGAGCTGTTAAAGCACGCCGATGCCGCCATGTATCGCGCTAAGCAGCAAGGTGGCAGCTCCTATCAGTTCCACATCCCCAACGACCCCCAGCCCTCTCTTCTCCCACGACCATAA
- a CDS encoding hypothetical protein (conserved protein of unknown function), with protein MNIDSVPSNPLGGKTLIVDCSGQNKYMLPSEAIHDMGESDQVYVRPGIYEDKIFVSQRPIRLVGAGRDLVQIFSRRGGPLYLQEVPEGWIAGITFRYVGSDQHSALNILNSTCTIRHCRAMEGILSGVVLYGPQCGATLVDNEVCRNRESGIFIFAGAYPRVTDNHCFDNHHFGIAVRDPGSHPELVRNRCEGNMLSGILLFQDAESLIVDNLCQNNQQWGLLLTPDARPNPSPSELPRMNQLTPNPLGSYSISDQPLAEIGR; from the coding sequence ATGAATATAGATTCAGTCCCGTCTAATCCCTTAGGAGGCAAAACACTGATCGTTGACTGCTCTGGGCAGAACAAATACATGCTCCCAAGCGAGGCGATACATGATATGGGTGAGTCGGATCAAGTTTATGTGCGTCCCGGGATTTACGAAGACAAAATTTTCGTCAGTCAGCGGCCTATTCGACTCGTTGGTGCGGGTCGTGACCTTGTCCAGATTTTTTCACGGCGCGGAGGCCCTCTTTACCTACAAGAAGTGCCGGAAGGGTGGATTGCCGGTATCACGTTCCGCTATGTCGGTAGTGATCAGCACTCAGCCCTCAACATCCTCAACTCTACCTGTACGATTAGGCACTGTCGAGCTATGGAAGGAATTTTGTCTGGGGTGGTTTTGTATGGTCCTCAGTGCGGTGCGACATTGGTCGACAATGAAGTGTGTCGGAACCGTGAATCAGGCATTTTTATATTTGCCGGAGCCTATCCGCGAGTGACCGATAACCATTGTTTCGATAATCACCACTTTGGTATCGCCGTGCGTGATCCGGGAAGCCATCCAGAGTTGGTGCGCAATCGGTGTGAGGGAAATATGCTCAGCGGCATTCTGCTGTTCCAGGACGCGGAGAGTCTCATCGTGGACAACCTGTGTCAGAACAATCAGCAATGGGGCCTTCTGCTGACTCCGGATGCGCGCCCCAATCCGTCCCCTTCAGAGCTTCCGAGGATGAATCAGCTCACCCCGAATCCGCTCGGATCCTATTCGATTTCCGATCAGCCCCTTGCTGAAATCGGTCGCTAA
- a CDS encoding hypothetical protein (conserved exported protein of unknown function), whose amino-acid sequence MILKSLTIFLLLLLLTSTNLSVAAPTQRQDTTRRLYDRVMDEFKHRDYAAAMAGFQLFIELHSQSTLAANAQYWIGECQYRMGRYREALKSFYDVVSNYPLSPKVAASTLKLGQTYAKLRDPEKARLMFDRVVDQYPDSSEAEVARKALEAASSSNEDPAPSQ is encoded by the coding sequence ATGATTCTGAAAAGTCTCACAATCTTCCTACTCCTGCTTCTCTTGACATCCACGAACCTGTCTGTCGCGGCCCCTACACAGCGGCAAGATACGACCCGTCGATTATACGATCGGGTGATGGATGAATTTAAGCACCGAGATTACGCAGCAGCAATGGCAGGTTTTCAACTATTTATTGAGCTACACAGTCAGTCCACACTCGCGGCCAATGCGCAATATTGGATCGGGGAATGTCAGTATCGTATGGGGCGATACCGGGAGGCGTTAAAGTCCTTCTACGATGTAGTGTCAAATTACCCGCTCAGCCCAAAAGTAGCCGCTTCGACGCTGAAACTCGGCCAAACCTACGCCAAATTACGTGATCCCGAAAAGGCACGGCTTATGTTTGATCGAGTTGTGGATCAATACCCGGATAGTTCGGAAGCTGAGGTCGCCCGCAAAGCCCTAGAAGCAGCATCAAGCAGCAACGAGGACCCCGCTCCATCCCAGTAA
- a CDS encoding hypothetical protein (conserved protein of unknown function) → MKIVLLAIVIAAVVFGIRWLRKARRRSTSKTLPFTIPADASIRTVPLLTEKEIALYNLLQLVVQERYLVLTQVPLWSFIAVDAKDTVRSHILRHIALKRVDFVLIHPGSCHAEQVVQIEEASPQHGEAESQRIIESVVLAAGIKLVKLQSNASYSLPDLATRLELQEDE, encoded by the coding sequence ATGAAAATCGTTCTACTCGCGATCGTGATTGCTGCCGTGGTGTTCGGCATCCGGTGGCTTAGGAAGGCCCGACGTCGAAGTACGAGTAAAACACTGCCGTTCACGATTCCAGCTGACGCCAGCATCAGAACCGTGCCATTACTCACTGAAAAGGAAATTGCCCTCTATAATCTCCTTCAATTAGTCGTCCAAGAGCGGTATCTCGTTCTCACTCAAGTGCCGTTATGGTCCTTCATAGCGGTCGATGCTAAGGATACGGTTCGTTCGCATATCCTACGACACATCGCACTGAAACGAGTGGATTTCGTATTGATTCATCCCGGATCGTGCCACGCTGAACAGGTGGTGCAAATTGAAGAGGCATCTCCGCAACATGGCGAGGCAGAGAGCCAACGCATTATTGAATCGGTGGTACTTGCGGCCGGGATCAAACTCGTGAAGTTGCAGTCCAATGCAAGTTACTCTCTTCCAGATCTTGCTACACGGTTAGAATTACAGGAGGATGAATAG
- a CDS encoding Anhydro-N-acetylmuramic acid kinase — protein MKVVGLMSGTSADGVDAALVSIERRKAGIHVEMVAFHSLPYPRSLQQRILSASIAGTVSDICHLNALLGEWFADAASSVIRSADLTPTDIDLIGSHGQTVHHLPAGIKDTRVGSIRSTLQIAEPAVIAERTGITTVANFRPRDIAAGGQGAPLTPGVHALLFRHLRRSRLIVNLGGISNVTYLPRGSGTAGIAAFDTGPANMVLDGIMFRKTNGRSTMDREGRLALRGKIDSRLLAKLLAHPYLSQPPPKSTGREAFGGKMLDELLGWQQTGVLSIEDLLATCSRWTAEAVGTARRWIRGGIDEVIVGGGGVRNRAIMAQLTTLFDPIPVTTFEAHGWDSKALESVAFAVLAYQTVMEESGNVPSVTGAAFPRLLGCIVPSGPRWFERLHPNRRKK, from the coding sequence ATGAAAGTTGTGGGGTTAATGTCGGGAACGTCGGCAGATGGAGTCGATGCCGCGCTCGTCTCGATCGAGCGGCGGAAAGCCGGCATTCATGTGGAGATGGTCGCGTTCCATTCACTGCCCTATCCACGATCCCTCCAACAACGAATTCTCTCTGCCTCAATTGCGGGGACCGTGTCGGATATTTGTCACCTGAATGCGCTCCTTGGCGAATGGTTTGCCGACGCGGCATCAAGTGTCATCCGGTCGGCTGACTTGACCCCAACGGACATAGACCTGATCGGTTCGCATGGCCAAACCGTGCACCATCTTCCAGCCGGCATCAAAGATACGCGTGTCGGCTCCATACGCTCCACGCTTCAAATCGCAGAACCTGCAGTGATTGCGGAGCGTACGGGGATCACGACGGTCGCAAACTTCCGCCCACGCGACATCGCGGCTGGTGGTCAAGGTGCTCCGCTGACGCCAGGGGTCCATGCCTTGTTGTTTCGACATCTTCGTCGGTCCCGTCTCATCGTGAATCTTGGGGGTATCAGCAACGTCACGTATCTCCCACGAGGGTCAGGGACGGCTGGTATCGCCGCATTCGACACCGGGCCAGCGAACATGGTTCTGGATGGCATCATGTTTCGGAAGACCAACGGACGCTCCACCATGGATCGTGAAGGGCGTTTGGCTTTACGAGGCAAGATCGACTCGAGGCTATTGGCCAAACTTCTCGCACACCCCTATCTCTCTCAGCCGCCTCCAAAATCAACAGGGCGCGAGGCATTTGGGGGAAAGATGCTCGATGAATTGCTCGGTTGGCAACAGACCGGCGTGCTATCGATCGAAGATCTTCTCGCCACCTGTAGCCGCTGGACTGCCGAGGCCGTGGGCACGGCCAGGCGCTGGATCCGAGGTGGGATAGACGAAGTCATCGTCGGTGGGGGGGGAGTCAGAAACCGGGCAATTATGGCACAGCTAACGACCCTGTTCGATCCTATTCCTGTCACAACATTTGAAGCACATGGGTGGGATAGTAAAGCACTTGAGTCGGTGGCTTTTGCCGTCTTGGCATATCAGACCGTGATGGAAGAAAGTGGAAATGTGCCGTCAGTTACGGGTGCGGCCTTCCCACGGCTGTTGGGGTGTATCGTTCCAAGCGGTCCTCGGTGGTTTGAACGATTACATCCCAATAGAAGGAAAAAGTAA
- a CDS encoding hypothetical protein (conserved protein of unknown function), with protein sequence MFFVHYLLQFGISAFIGILTVLLPVCDANPEARDPIPVVVTIPILKDLAEQVGGPYVRVTSLLSGYENEHTYSPKPSDLVAVRKARLLFEVGLGLEVWVSSLVRNAGSQTLRVVTTSHEVELIQDGTDAHEDTHTEGTGMDPEGNPHIWLDPANALIMLRHITDALIEIDPHHEAQFKANQAAYCERLAQLQKELSARTQILADRRFIAHHSAWPYLAKRFDLHIVGTIHVQASTEPSALHLQSLIGKIRKEQIKVIASEIQLSQRLPELLARETKARVVILTTMPGGLPGTETYLDMLRYNVLQLANALETP encoded by the coding sequence ATGTTTTTCGTCCATTATCTGCTGCAATTTGGTATCTCAGCCTTTATCGGCATTCTCACCGTCTTGCTTCCAGTATGTGATGCCAACCCCGAGGCCCGTGATCCGATTCCCGTGGTCGTCACAATCCCGATCCTGAAGGATTTAGCCGAGCAAGTCGGTGGCCCCTACGTGAGAGTCACTTCCTTGTTGAGCGGCTACGAGAATGAACACACTTATTCGCCAAAACCCTCTGATCTGGTTGCGGTTCGGAAGGCTCGGTTGCTGTTTGAGGTTGGCCTCGGACTTGAGGTTTGGGTGTCTTCATTGGTGAGAAATGCGGGGAGTCAGACGCTACGTGTGGTCACCACATCTCACGAGGTGGAGCTGATTCAAGACGGTACCGATGCGCATGAAGATACACATACGGAAGGAACCGGGATGGATCCGGAGGGAAACCCACATATTTGGCTGGACCCGGCGAATGCCTTGATCATGCTTCGACACATTACCGACGCCCTCATTGAGATTGATCCCCATCACGAAGCTCAATTCAAGGCCAATCAAGCGGCCTACTGTGAACGATTGGCACAGCTGCAAAAAGAACTCTCTGCTCGCACGCAGATCCTAGCCGATCGTCGGTTTATTGCGCACCACTCAGCTTGGCCTTATCTGGCAAAACGATTCGATTTGCACATTGTCGGTACCATTCACGTCCAGGCGAGCACGGAGCCTTCAGCCCTTCACCTCCAATCTCTCATAGGAAAGATTAGAAAAGAACAAATCAAAGTGATTGCCTCCGAGATTCAGCTCAGCCAACGACTCCCCGAACTCCTCGCGAGAGAAACGAAAGCCCGTGTGGTAATCCTGACGACGATGCCTGGCGGTCTGCCGGGAACTGAGACCTACCTCGACATGCTTCGTTATAATGTGCTCCAATTGGCCAACGCATTGGAAACCCCCTAA
- a CDS encoding Manganese transport system, ATPase component, producing the protein MSDPREPIIRFDHASFGFPGLIALHDISLTIYEGEFVGVIGPNGSGKTTLCRAVLGLLAPVQGHLHIFDCACDKLRCYHRAKIGYLPQKGVVDRNFPVTVLETVMMGRYGALGLFKRPGRTDHAIAMEALTQVGMDAHKDDALGLLSGGQQQRVFIARALAQQPKVLILDEPTTGLDITTQHNVIELVQHLHDQLKLTVLLITHDINMIRSRVDRLVLLKTRLFAAASPAEVLKPEILHQVYGKELVITENDLIIVEDYHHHH; encoded by the coding sequence GTGTCTGATCCTCGAGAGCCGATCATTCGCTTCGATCATGCCTCATTCGGATTTCCTGGTCTCATTGCCCTGCATGATATCTCGCTGACTATATATGAAGGCGAATTCGTGGGGGTGATCGGTCCGAACGGATCAGGCAAGACCACACTCTGTCGAGCGGTCTTAGGGCTGCTCGCTCCTGTTCAGGGGCATCTTCATATCTTCGACTGTGCCTGTGACAAACTCCGTTGTTACCATCGTGCCAAGATCGGCTACCTCCCGCAAAAAGGGGTCGTCGACCGGAACTTCCCGGTGACAGTCCTTGAGACGGTAATGATGGGACGCTATGGAGCCCTAGGGTTATTCAAGCGGCCAGGCCGGACGGATCATGCCATTGCAATGGAAGCGCTGACCCAAGTAGGAATGGACGCACATAAGGATGATGCACTGGGACTGCTCTCCGGAGGTCAACAACAGCGCGTGTTTATTGCGAGAGCCCTCGCACAGCAACCCAAAGTCCTAATCCTGGATGAGCCAACGACTGGGCTCGATATCACGACCCAGCACAACGTCATTGAATTGGTGCAGCATCTTCACGACCAACTCAAATTAACGGTGCTCTTGATTACTCATGATATCAATATGATCCGTTCCAGAGTAGATCGTTTGGTACTGCTCAAAACTAGGCTCTTCGCTGCGGCCTCCCCTGCGGAGGTGCTCAAGCCGGAGATTCTCCACCAGGTGTACGGCAAAGAGTTGGTCATTACGGAGAACGACCTCATCATCGTTGAGGATTACCACCATCACCATTAG
- a CDS encoding Manganese transport system membrane protein MntC, which yields MLDLLAYDFMQRSLFAAAMVGGLCSVIGVFVVLRGLAFVGAGTSHAAFAGVALGYLMGWPPLLLAIVFGLATVWITGWVEEKGRMKLDVSIGILYTTTMALAILFIGLMKSYNAEVYGYLFGSVLSVTPEELRIIGALSILVLGLILVFSKELYFIAFDQEMAEASGVPARQIFFLLLTLVALTVVVSLKTVGAILVFAMILIPASTAYQLTHSLSTLTLYSAIIGVSTSVAGVLISAIWDVPSGPAIVLLATSIFFISLFLSPKRVKRAVVVHAH from the coding sequence ATGCTCGATCTTCTCGCCTACGACTTCATGCAACGTTCACTCTTTGCCGCCGCAATGGTTGGCGGGCTTTGCTCGGTCATTGGGGTGTTTGTCGTGTTACGAGGACTGGCTTTCGTCGGCGCCGGGACATCGCATGCCGCCTTTGCAGGTGTCGCACTCGGCTATTTGATGGGATGGCCGCCATTGTTGCTGGCCATTGTATTCGGTTTGGCGACGGTTTGGATTACGGGGTGGGTTGAAGAGAAAGGCCGAATGAAGCTGGATGTCTCGATTGGGATTCTCTACACCACGACGATGGCACTGGCCATTCTCTTCATCGGGTTGATGAAAAGCTACAATGCTGAAGTCTACGGCTACTTGTTTGGCAGTGTGCTCTCAGTCACTCCTGAAGAGCTACGCATCATTGGGGCCCTCAGCATCCTGGTGCTCGGGCTCATACTTGTCTTCTCCAAGGAACTCTACTTTATTGCGTTCGATCAAGAAATGGCCGAAGCCTCCGGTGTTCCCGCACGACAAATCTTTTTTCTTCTCCTGACCCTGGTCGCCTTGACGGTGGTGGTCTCATTAAAGACTGTCGGCGCAATTCTGGTGTTCGCCATGATTCTGATTCCAGCTTCGACCGCTTACCAGCTGACTCATAGCCTGAGCACACTGACATTGTACTCAGCAATCATCGGCGTCTCCACCTCCGTGGCAGGTGTCCTCATTTCTGCTATTTGGGACGTCCCCTCTGGGCCTGCAATTGTTCTTTTGGCCACCTCGATATTTTTCATTTCTCTCTTCTTGTCACCAAAACGCGTGAAGCGGGCAGTCGTCGTTCACGCTCATTAA
- a CDS encoding hypothetical protein (conserved protein of unknown function), whose product MRKQALSARLTGIAFALIITVSPFLPSAWADEFGGTEPGKWVLGFRVGFTPLTQQLSDNTSTSVGPLVNFQGLYSVNSWFLVGLMLEWERHGVSLERPDVDLGHQDTVSVLPTMELRPVKLGQFIPYVNMSFGVNVNSFGEDTGTRISPSNTFAWRLGWGADYKLYERFALNAEWAYKRNDGHATVNGFRNDDWSASSFGFLFGAKMFF is encoded by the coding sequence ATGCGAAAGCAAGCGCTCAGCGCTAGATTGACCGGAATCGCGTTCGCTCTGATCATAACCGTTTCTCCATTTTTACCTTCCGCCTGGGCAGACGAATTTGGCGGGACAGAACCCGGGAAATGGGTACTCGGTTTTCGTGTAGGATTTACTCCGCTCACCCAGCAGCTTTCGGACAATACCTCGACATCGGTTGGTCCACTTGTCAATTTCCAAGGACTGTATAGTGTCAATTCTTGGTTTTTGGTCGGATTGATGCTCGAGTGGGAACGGCATGGAGTCAGCCTGGAACGGCCAGATGTGGATCTCGGACATCAAGATACGGTTTCGGTTCTTCCCACGATGGAACTGCGTCCTGTAAAATTAGGACAATTCATCCCGTATGTGAATATGAGTTTCGGCGTGAACGTCAACAGTTTTGGCGAGGATACCGGAACTCGAATCAGCCCGAGCAATACCTTTGCCTGGCGGTTAGGCTGGGGAGCAGATTATAAGCTATACGAACGGTTTGCCCTCAACGCGGAATGGGCGTATAAACGGAACGATGGACATGCGACGGTCAACGGATTCCGAAATGATGACTGGAGTGCTTCATCGTTCGGCTTTCTCTTCGGCGCGAAGATGTTCTTCTGA
- a CDS encoding hypothetical protein (conserved protein of unknown function) produces MPPTLKSAVTYSNQGPPKASQLLHLFHQAPWAKDRSLDDAKEMLQHTDLTLCAWDGDRLIGFGRVLTDFIYRATIWDVIVDKGYQGKGIGREIVQRILHHPRLNRVELVWLCTRRPGFYEKLGFSSKEQTGMVWSRSANSRLE; encoded by the coding sequence ATGCCTCCAACCCTCAAGTCCGCGGTGACCTATTCCAATCAGGGACCACCCAAAGCTTCTCAGCTCCTACACTTATTCCATCAGGCCCCCTGGGCCAAAGATCGCTCTCTCGATGATGCAAAGGAAATGCTCCAGCATACCGATCTGACTCTTTGCGCATGGGATGGAGATCGGCTCATCGGGTTCGGCCGTGTACTCACAGACTTCATCTACCGTGCAACAATCTGGGACGTCATCGTGGACAAAGGATATCAGGGCAAAGGGATTGGAAGGGAAATTGTCCAGCGAATTCTCCATCACCCACGTCTGAATCGGGTGGAGCTCGTTTGGCTTTGCACGAGGCGGCCAGGTTTTTATGAAAAACTAGGATTCAGTTCCAAAGAGCAAACCGGTATGGTGTGGAGTCGCAGCGCGAACAGTCGGCTTGAGTAG
- a CDS encoding hypothetical protein (conserved protein of unknown function) produces MSTQVRSCPKCFQLMWLKADEYEMLDSETVRAKCPHCGTTSRFKLVTAGANALGPKMGH; encoded by the coding sequence ATGTCAACGCAAGTCCGTAGCTGTCCAAAGTGCTTTCAACTCATGTGGTTGAAGGCGGATGAGTATGAGATGCTCGACTCTGAGACCGTTCGGGCAAAATGTCCGCACTGTGGTACGACCTCGCGATTCAAACTTGTCACCGCTGGAGCAAACGCGTTAGGCCCAAAAATGGGACACTGA
- a CDS encoding hypothetical protein (conserved protein of unknown function), protein MLTGDLLDAIGGLAALIKVYAAKLPSMVRLNAVPSGVKPSMEAIDSYETIVSRIRSQSAGTPYKGLNESFVSSLEAFEIGNLLGAVQPLLMVLDHLERMQSEKEINVGRLDEQRFKEYRVVLRKVLPGNQPELDGAGGGIS, encoded by the coding sequence ATGCTGACCGGAGACCTTCTTGACGCCATCGGAGGATTGGCTGCGCTTATCAAAGTCTACGCAGCGAAATTGCCATCGATGGTGCGCTTGAACGCAGTACCATCCGGAGTGAAGCCGTCGATGGAGGCCATCGATAGCTATGAAACTATCGTCTCTCGTATACGCAGCCAGAGCGCAGGGACTCCGTACAAGGGGCTGAATGAGTCCTTCGTGTCATCGCTCGAGGCATTCGAAATCGGGAACCTCCTCGGCGCGGTCCAGCCGCTACTCATGGTCTTGGACCATCTCGAACGCATGCAATCAGAAAAAGAAATTAACGTAGGGCGCCTTGATGAACAACGATTCAAAGAATACCGTGTCGTGCTGCGAAAAGTTCTTCCGGGAAATCAGCCCGAATTGGATGGGGCAGGCGGCGGGATATCCTGA
- a CDS encoding putative RNA pseudouridine synthase — protein MITEFVVTAGEQPKRLDVFLVNRERDISRSALQRLIEMGRIRLNDQVVRASQKIKPGDRITMDVPKPEPLSIRGEAIPLDVLFEDEALLVLNKPAGIVAHPAPGNWTGTLVNALLHHFQTSGGTISTIGGKERPGLVHRLDKETSGIMVITKTDSAHRALAAQFKLHTIARMYEALVWGVPKKGRGLIELAIGRDTKDRKKFSARTTSPKQSTTEYVVIRRYGKVAAHVLLYPRTGRTHQLRVHLTSLGHPILGDRTYGGLKVSEIDGIEIPRVMLHARTLGFIHPTTGTMEEFTRPVPEDMQTVMSQLERKTVMAENASGQTSQHARS, from the coding sequence ATGATTACGGAATTCGTCGTCACAGCGGGCGAACAACCTAAACGATTAGATGTCTTCCTCGTGAACCGAGAACGGGACATCTCTCGGTCTGCACTCCAGCGCCTGATCGAGATGGGTCGGATCAGGCTCAACGACCAGGTTGTGAGGGCCAGCCAGAAGATCAAACCTGGCGATCGAATCACAATGGATGTGCCGAAACCCGAACCGCTTTCAATACGAGGCGAGGCTATTCCCCTTGATGTCCTCTTCGAAGATGAAGCGCTTCTTGTCTTGAATAAACCAGCCGGTATTGTCGCCCACCCTGCTCCAGGAAACTGGACAGGTACGCTTGTCAACGCGTTGCTGCATCACTTCCAGACTTCCGGCGGAACCATTTCAACGATCGGAGGAAAGGAGCGACCTGGCCTTGTTCATCGACTCGACAAAGAAACCTCAGGAATCATGGTGATTACGAAGACCGATTCAGCACATCGTGCTCTCGCCGCACAATTCAAACTCCATACGATCGCGCGAATGTATGAGGCGCTGGTTTGGGGAGTTCCCAAGAAGGGCCGGGGGCTCATAGAATTGGCGATTGGTCGGGACACCAAAGATCGGAAAAAGTTTTCCGCCAGAACGACCAGCCCGAAACAATCGACGACAGAGTATGTCGTGATTCGGCGATATGGCAAAGTGGCCGCGCATGTGTTGCTGTATCCACGAACGGGCCGCACTCACCAACTCCGGGTCCATCTTACCTCACTCGGACATCCCATTCTGGGTGATCGCACCTATGGTGGACTCAAAGTCTCCGAAATCGACGGAATCGAAATTCCACGGGTGATGCTTCATGCCAGAACACTTGGCTTTATTCATCCGACGACGGGCACCATGGAGGAATTTACGAGACCGGTGCCGGAAGATATGCAGACGGTTATGTCTCAACTTGAAAGGAAAACGGTTATGGCAGAGAATGCATCAGGACAGACATCTCAACATGCTCGATCCTGA
- a CDS encoding ATP synthase epsilon chain, producing MPGTILLEVVTPEKLLLSQQVDEVIAPGSEGEFGVLPGHCHFLSTLRIGELRYRIGDQTHSMAVLWGFAEVTPTKVTVMAEIAENAEDIDVERATAKVADAERRLQAGGLPSEVKEAQISLEKARLRKKIAERARKTSHA from the coding sequence ATGCCAGGGACAATTCTATTAGAAGTCGTCACGCCCGAAAAACTGCTGCTGAGCCAACAGGTCGATGAGGTCATCGCACCAGGGTCAGAAGGAGAGTTTGGCGTTCTCCCTGGCCATTGCCATTTCCTTTCGACGCTCCGCATCGGCGAACTCCGCTACCGGATCGGCGACCAGACCCATTCCATGGCCGTGCTCTGGGGGTTTGCCGAAGTCACACCGACCAAAGTCACAGTCATGGCGGAGATCGCGGAAAATGCCGAAGATATTGATGTCGAGCGGGCAACAGCCAAAGTGGCTGATGCAGAGCGGCGCCTCCAAGCTGGAGGCTTGCCGTCAGAAGTGAAAGAAGCGCAGATCAGTCTTGAGAAGGCTCGCCTACGCAAAAAAATTGCCGAGCGGGCGAGAAAAACCAGCCACGCCTAA